A window from Henckelia pumila isolate YLH828 unplaced genomic scaffold, ASM3356847v2 CTG_466, whole genome shotgun sequence encodes these proteins:
- the LOC140872473 gene encoding uncharacterized protein, with amino-acid sequence METQLRLLEIPKGVKVDVVIPFLEEKARKWWEAISPAMMAVGPIMWQQFRDAFLNQYFPAEIKLQKLNEFENFVQAPEISVIEYTSKFNSLGTYVPTIMADETLKIHRYKKGLNSRIQSALAVYQATTFVDLMGAAIRAETDIKRREEEHKNKRPLSVSTNQSGQKFKKPNQSSGPSKSSIPTDATIKLCPICNFCHPDECRRTSDACFNCGKMGHRIADCPEPKKVGMGSNVGANPGKPKENKPNARVFAITQEEADDANDVVAGTILINQFPAYVLFDCGATHSFISKIFSKKLRLEPEMFVEPYRVSTPTSKTIETYKVHRNCNICINKHTFEASLIQLNMV; translated from the coding sequence ATGGAAACTCAGCTTCGGTTACTTGAAATTCCGAAAGGAGTTAAGGTCGATGTAGTGATACCATTCTTAGAGGAAAAAGCGAGAAAGTGGTGGGAGGCTATTTCACCAGCAATGATGGCAGTAGGGCCGATTATGTGGCAGCAATTCCGTGATGCTTTTCTGAACCAGTACTTCCCGGCAGAAATCAAATTGCAAAAGTTGAACGAGTTTGAGAACTTTGTCCAAGCCCCGGAGATATCGGTGATAGAATACACATCCAAGTTCAACTCCCTTGGAACCTATGTACCAACCATCATGGCTGATGAAACTCTGAAAATTCACCGTTACAAGAAGGGACTTAACAGTCGGATCCAATCAGCCTTGGCAGTTTATCAAGCCACGACTTTTGTTGATCTAATGGGAGCAGCCATTAGAGCCGAGACTGATATCAAACGGCGTGAGGAAGAGCACAAAAATAAGAGACCCCTATCGGTCTCAACCAACCAAAGTGGACAGAAATTCAAGAAGCCAAATCAATCTAGTGGCCCATCCAAGAGTTCGATTCCAACTGACGCAACAATTAAGCTATGCCCCATATGCAACTTTTGCCACCCCGATGAATGTCGTAGAACCTCTGATGCCTGCTTTAACTGTGGAAAGATGGGACATCGCATTGCTGACTGCCCCGAGCCTAAGAAGGTGGGAATGGGATCAAACGTTGGCGCCAACCCAGGCAAGCCAAAAGAGAACAAACCCAATGCTCGGGTGTTTGCCATCACTCAAGAGGAAGCTGATGACGCAAACGATGTCGTGGCAGGTACCATTCTGATCAATCAATTTCCTGCttatgtattgtttgattgcgGTGCCACACATTCATTTATATCCAAGATATTCTCTAAGAAATTAAGGCTTGAACCTGAAATGTTTGTCGAACCTTATAGAGTATCAACTCCTACTAGCAAAACTATTGAGACTTATAAGGTTCACCGAAACTGCAATATATGTATCAATAAGCATACTTTCGAAGCCAGCTTGATTCAACTCAATATGGTTTAA